The window AGCAGAATGCTGCGGATGTTGGGCTTCAAGTCCTACGTCAAGATTCCCGGCAAGGGGTTCGATGACCTGACACACCGCGAACTCGCCTCCATGATCGAGGCATGCCTCGATGGCGAAAACAGCGATTTCGAGTATAGCGCATTATATGAGTTCACTCTCATGAAATACAAAAAGGAGCATCTCGAGAACGCGCGCCGGGCTATTATGGAAATTCAGGAAAACTGCAAAAGTCCCGTGGAGTACGATGGCTTTCGGACTGTCGAAGGGAGAAAGGCCCTTCGGCTGTTGATGGAGGAATGGCGCCGTTGATTGCGGCTATGCCCTACTTCCGCACCAGCGGCCAGGCGAGCTCGTGCGCGGTGCTGACCGGCTCCAGCCCTTCAATCCCGTAGTGTTCGGGATAGCGCCGCGTGATCTTGGCGGTGCCGAACAGCACATCCCAGAAGAAGAGCAGATTGCCGTAATTGCCCTTGTAGTGCGTCACGCCGTCTTCCTTGTGAAGGCCGTGATGGGCGGCATGGGTGGCGGGCGTGGAGATGGTGCGCTCGATCACCCACATCAGCGGTGAGAGCGCCTTGATCCGGTAGAGCGGCTCGTCCCAGCGCCAGGAGGAATGGGCGCCGAAAATCACACTCATTTTCACGATCAGATAGGCGATATAGACCGGGCCGAACCCCAGATAGACCAACACAGCCGACACCCAGATACCGGGCATGAAGAGATAGTAGAAAAGATTGTTCCGGTAGGCGATGCGCACGCTCATATACCCGCCCGAATGGTGCGCGCGGTGCAAGTTATAGAGCCAGGGGAAGGTGTGGCTCGCCCGGTGCCACCAGTATTGCGTCATGTCATCGCCGATCAGCAATATGGCGAGCATCACCCACCAGGGCAGGAAGGCCAGCGCGCCTTCAGAGCCGGGCCGCACCCATTCCACCAGCAGCGGCGCAATCGCGAAGATGGCCGGCACGGTCAGAAGGATGATGGTCAGCGTCGAGACCGCCTCGATCACCGCATCGCGCGTCGAGACGCGTCCTTTCGGGCTGAACCGGCCGACAAGAATTTCCAGCAACGCAAAGCCGATGAAAATGGCCGGGATGACAAGCTTTTCGTCGAACATGGATGGGGCTCCTCTTGACCCCACCATCTGCGACCCAAATCATAACTTCCAATACAAATAATTGATCGAAACATAACCAGATGGCATGGTGTGCGCATGCTCACCCTGCGCACCGCCCGCCTCTTCATCGCTTGCGCCGATCACGGCACGCTCACGGCGGCGGCTGGCGTGCTGAACGTCTCCCAGCCTGCGGCCACCAAGTCCCTTGCCCAGCTGGAAGCCGCGCTCGGCGGCGCGTTGTTCGAGCGCGCGGGCCGCCGCCTCTCCCTGACCGCGCTGGGCGAAGCCCTGCTGCCGCGTGCCCGCGCGCTGGTACAGCAGGCGCGCGATATGGAGGCGGAGGCAAAGCGCTGGCGCTCGGGCGAGGACGGCCTGATCCGGCTCGGTGCTGGCCCGGCAGTGGCGTTCAGCCTGCTGCCCGATGCCGTGAAACGGTTTTACGCCTCTGGCAGCGCCGCGCGCCTGACCGTGCGCTCTGGCGCCGCCGGGGAGTTGATCGAGCGCCTGCGCCGGGGCGAGCTGGACATGGTGGTGGCCGACCGGGGCGATGACGAGGCTGATCCGGCCCTTGCCACGCGCGCACTGCCTGATCAGGGCCTTGCCGCTGCCGTCCGGCCCGGCCACCCGGCACTGGCAGGCGCGCCGCTGGAGGATTTCCGCATCGCGACCGCCACGCCGCCAGAGCGCCTGCGCCAGTTTCCGCTCGGCTGGAATGCAGGCGCGCCGGGCATTGTCTGCGATGATTATGGCGTGCTGGCGCGCGCCTGCGCGGTGTCGGACCATATCCTGATCGCGCCGGAGCCGGTGATGGCGCGCATCCTCACCGAGTACGCGCTTGTACCTCTGCCCGGCCCGGTCTCGGGCCTTGTCGTGCGCCCGGCCCTGATCTGGCGCAGTGATGCGCCGGCCAGCGCCGCGCGCGAGGGCCTGTGCGCGTGTTTTGAGGGGGTGGCCGAGCACTAGACCTGAGATGAGCCGCCATGTTTGGGGCTTCAGCGTTGGGCTTTTTCGCGGCGTGTGCTGGGCTAAAGGGCAACTTCATTCACGAATTCTTACCTCCGGATGCGCGACGACTTGTGTTCAGGTGCTGCGTAGTGGCGCCGGTTGAGGAATTGCAGGAATGTTCGCGAGATCAAATGGCGACGAGCGTGTGCTGAAGGCGTTGCAGGCCTCCTATGCGGTAATCGAGTTCAAGCCCGACGGTACGATCGTCAAGGCCAATGATAATTTCCTTGGCGCCCTGGGTTACCGGCTGGAGGAGATTGCCGGGCGGCATCACAGCATGTTCGTTGAACCAGCCGAGGCCGCATCAGCGGACTACGCCGCGTTCTGGCAGGCGCTGCGCGCTGGCAAGCACCAGGCGGCCGAGTTTGAGCGCGTCAGGAAAGACGGCAGTAAGATCTGGATTGAAGCCAGTTATAATCCGGTACTGGACCAGAAGGGCGAGGTGGAGCGGATCGTGAAGCTCGCCCTGGACGTGACGGATAAGCGTCTGGCGCGCTTTGACTACGAAAGCCAGATCGCCGCGATCAACAAGTCCCTGGCCGTGATCGAGTTTGATCTCTCAGGCCATA is drawn from Glycocaulis alkaliphilus and contains these coding sequences:
- a CDS encoding sterol desaturase family protein, translating into MFDEKLVIPAIFIGFALLEILVGRFSPKGRVSTRDAVIEAVSTLTIILLTVPAIFAIAPLLVEWVRPGSEGALAFLPWWVMLAILLIGDDMTQYWWHRASHTFPWLYNLHRAHHSGGYMSVRIAYRNNLFYYLFMPGIWVSAVLVYLGFGPVYIAYLIVKMSVIFGAHSSWRWDEPLYRIKALSPLMWVIERTISTPATHAAHHGLHKEDGVTHYKGNYGNLLFFWDVLFGTAKITRRYPEHYGIEGLEPVSTAHELAWPLVRK
- a CDS encoding LysR family transcriptional regulator; amino-acid sequence: MLTLRTARLFIACADHGTLTAAAGVLNVSQPAATKSLAQLEAALGGALFERAGRRLSLTALGEALLPRARALVQQARDMEAEAKRWRSGEDGLIRLGAGPAVAFSLLPDAVKRFYASGSAARLTVRSGAAGELIERLRRGELDMVVADRGDDEADPALATRALPDQGLAAAVRPGHPALAGAPLEDFRIATATPPERLRQFPLGWNAGAPGIVCDDYGVLARACAVSDHILIAPEPVMARILTEYALVPLPGPVSGLVVRPALIWRSDAPASAAREGLCACFEGVAEH